A genomic segment from Methanoculleus sp. SDB encodes:
- a CDS encoding glutaredoxin, with the protein MVVRVLCFNQEGCMGCEEQAPINREVSKALGIEIEEIDALKNQEYIARYGLHVTPTIIIFEGDTEVRRFERVVHPEELEQAIRDAMA; encoded by the coding sequence ATGGTCGTGAGGGTCCTCTGCTTTAACCAGGAAGGATGCATGGGATGCGAAGAACAGGCCCCCATCAACAGGGAGGTCAGCAAGGCGCTCGGCATCGAAATTGAAGAGATTGATGCCCTGAAAAATCAGGAATATATCGCCCGGTACGGATTGCACGTCACACCGACGATTATTATTTTTGAAGGCGACACCGAAGTGAGGCGTTTCGAGCGTGTCGTCCACCCGGAGGAGCTTGAACAGGCGATACGGGATGCAATGGCGTGA
- a CDS encoding exonuclease VII small subunit: MTEKYETLMEELKEIIRKIEDGSVGLDESIALYERGSLLIRQCERLLEEAELRITRLDQG, translated from the coding sequence ATGACAGAGAAGTATGAAACGCTGATGGAAGAGCTTAAGGAGATCATAAGAAAAATCGAGGACGGTTCGGTCGGGCTTGACGAGAGTATCGCACTGTATGAAAGGGGATCTCTTCTGATCCGACAGTGCGAACGTCTGCTTGAGGAGGCGGAACTCAGAATCACACGTCTGGATCAGGGATAG
- a CDS encoding exodeoxyribonuclease VII large subunit, producing the protein MDWFTAGASPAPAGGIQRVSEISGLIERLLDDSRLQEIWIEGEVRDLRFTPRGHLYFSLSEQKNGTTYTINCVMWQSSARELPFTPENGMHSLAWGSIQVYKPHGRYQFIVRDLRAAGTGEKHLLVEQWRTMLTREGVFDPALKKTLPRFPKTIGVVMSASGAARHDIEQVIGRRFPVEIILSPASVQGDTAPQEIVAALSRIDGTVDVIIVGRGGGSFEDLFAFNHPDVVRAIAACRTPVVSAVGHETDVTLCDFAADVRAPTPSAAAELVVPDRREIHAEIVRMRQRMQAGLGVKTERERQILEEARLRLTPRRFRRRLDTGMQSLAETAERLHRGICRSIERERLRLGHARARMEAGNPYRPLERGYALVTKDGLPVTRSGHLHAGDCVDIRMADGSSRARILEVNHDREV; encoded by the coding sequence ATGGACTGGTTCACAGCCGGCGCATCGCCGGCACCGGCGGGGGGGATTCAGCGTGTCTCGGAGATTTCCGGGCTTATCGAGAGGTTGCTGGATGATTCCCGTCTCCAGGAGATTTGGATAGAGGGGGAGGTGCGTGATCTCCGGTTTACACCCCGCGGCCATCTCTATTTTTCCCTTTCCGAGCAGAAAAACGGCACGACATATACCATCAACTGCGTGATGTGGCAGAGTTCGGCACGGGAACTCCCGTTTACACCCGAAAACGGAATGCATTCCCTGGCATGGGGTTCGATCCAGGTCTACAAGCCGCATGGAAGATACCAGTTTATCGTACGCGACCTGCGGGCCGCCGGCACGGGGGAAAAACACCTGCTCGTGGAACAGTGGAGAACAATGCTCACCCGGGAAGGAGTCTTTGACCCTGCGCTGAAAAAGACCCTTCCGCGATTCCCGAAAACAATCGGCGTTGTCATGTCCGCTTCAGGCGCAGCACGGCATGATATCGAGCAGGTCATCGGCCGTCGGTTTCCGGTCGAAATTATTCTCTCCCCGGCATCGGTTCAGGGTGACACGGCACCGCAGGAGATTGTCGCGGCGTTGTCCCGGATCGACGGCACGGTGGATGTGATTATCGTTGGCAGGGGAGGGGGCAGCTTCGAAGATCTCTTCGCCTTCAATCATCCCGACGTGGTCCGGGCTATCGCGGCCTGCAGAACGCCGGTCGTGAGTGCGGTCGGCCATGAGACCGATGTCACGCTCTGTGATTTTGCTGCGGATGTGCGCGCTCCGACCCCGTCCGCCGCGGCTGAACTTGTTGTTCCGGACCGGCGGGAAATCCATGCGGAGATCGTACGGATGCGACAGAGGATGCAGGCGGGGCTGGGAGTGAAGACGGAACGCGAGCGCCAGATTCTTGAGGAGGCACGTCTACGGCTTACACCACGCCGGTTCAGGAGACGGCTCGATACCGGGATGCAGTCTCTCGCGGAGACGGCCGAACGCCTGCACCGGGGCATCTGCCGATCCATCGAGCGGGAGCGGCTGAGACTCGGTCATGCACGCGCACGGATGGAGGCGGGCAATCCGTACCGCCCGCTCGAACGCGGGTACGCGCTGGTGACGAAAGACGGCCTTCCCGTCACCCGTTCAGGGCACCTGCATGCGGGCGACTGCGTCGATATCAGGATGGCGGACGGGAGCAGCAGGGCACGGATTCTCGAGGTGAACCATGACAGAGAAGTATGA
- a CDS encoding xylose isomerase, which produces MVQFATSSMFFHEYPIDDIFDFVDEAGCTGIEFWIETPHFWIRGLPVGEVQRSIAEHPGLAPVTVHAPVLDLNPCSINPDIAAISVEYALRSVSIAGILDARIITLHPGRRTAKRTPSAADYERFDYFIDRLRESSRETSVRIAIENMEPKVNSLLCTPADMEELLDREPWLSYTLDVAHALSVSLAEVGEYLSRCGTERLANVHISATASGKMHLPVAENDTVGRVLAMLSGTGYAGNLTLEIEDRNFDHDLSSEEKIALLARDVRYLRHNF; this is translated from the coding sequence ATGGTTCAGTTCGCTACATCAAGCATGTTTTTTCACGAGTACCCGATTGATGATATCTTCGACTTCGTGGATGAGGCAGGGTGCACCGGCATAGAATTCTGGATAGAAACACCTCACTTCTGGATCCGCGGGCTTCCCGTGGGTGAGGTGCAGCGGTCCATTGCAGAGCATCCGGGGCTTGCACCGGTAACCGTACATGCGCCGGTGCTCGACCTTAATCCCTGCTCCATCAACCCGGACATCGCAGCAATCTCCGTCGAGTACGCACTCAGATCCGTGTCGATTGCAGGTATCCTCGATGCACGGATTATAACCCTGCACCCGGGCAGGAGGACAGCTAAGCGAACACCGAGTGCAGCGGATTACGAGCGTTTCGATTATTTTATCGACAGGCTGCGTGAGTCTTCACGGGAAACGAGTGTGAGGATTGCCATCGAGAACATGGAGCCGAAAGTGAACTCCCTCCTCTGCACACCAGCGGACATGGAAGAATTGCTTGACCGTGAACCCTGGCTGTCATACACCCTTGATGTCGCCCATGCCCTCTCGGTCTCGCTTGCGGAGGTCGGAGAATATCTGTCCCGTTGCGGGACAGAGCGGCTTGCAAACGTCCACATCTCCGCAACCGCGTCCGGAAAGATGCACCTGCCGGTGGCGGAGAATGATACTGTCGGGAGAGTTCTTGCAATGCTGTCAGGGACCGGGTATGCAGGCAACCTCACGCTGGAGATCGAGGACCGGAACTTTGATCACGATCTTTCAAGCGAGGAAAAAATCGCACTACTGGCCCGTGACGTCAGATACCTCCGGCACAATTTCTGA
- a CDS encoding phosphoribosylglycinamide formyltransferase, which produces MKRIAVIASGRGSNFQAVIDRVSDGYIPGTCVRLITDNPHAFAIERARNAGIPVSIVDFTSFPDKKEYEAALLAAMEECEADLFILAGYMRILGQEIVRRYSGCMMNIHPALLPSFSGLHAQRQALDYGVKVAGCTVHFVDEGMDTGPIIIQRCVSVCADDDEERLSIRILQEEHAALPEAVKLFCEDRLTIEGRKARILPP; this is translated from the coding sequence ATGAAACGCATTGCGGTCATCGCATCCGGGCGCGGGTCCAATTTTCAGGCGGTCATCGACCGGGTATCCGACGGGTATATTCCCGGGACATGTGTACGCCTCATCACCGACAATCCGCATGCCTTTGCAATCGAACGGGCCCGCAATGCCGGAATTCCTGTTTCTATTGTTGATTTCACATCATTTCCGGATAAAAAGGAATATGAGGCCGCTCTTTTAGCCGCGATGGAAGAGTGCGAAGCGGATCTCTTCATCCTTGCCGGATATATGCGTATCCTCGGGCAGGAAATCGTCCGCCGATATTCAGGGTGTATGATGAACATCCACCCGGCACTTCTTCCCAGTTTTTCGGGACTGCACGCCCAGCGGCAGGCACTGGATTATGGTGTGAAGGTTGCAGGCTGCACGGTGCATTTCGTGGATGAGGGAATGGACACAGGACCGATCATCATTCAGCGGTGCGTATCCGTTTGCGCGGATGATGACGAAGAACGTCTGTCGATCCGGATTCTGCAGGAAGAGCATGCCGCACTTCCTGAGGCGGTTAAGCTGTTCTGCGAGGATAGACTTACGATCGAAGGCAGAAAGGCGCGTATTCTTCCGCCATGA
- a CDS encoding ribonuclease P, whose protein sequence is MAQKGKNTQIRRIARERIEALFHNAGAVFHENPALSDRYVALARRISMRQRVPVPRTLRRLYCRRCYGYLVPGVNLRVRVHNGNVITTCLRCGYHRRYRVVRPHR, encoded by the coding sequence ATGGCACAAAAAGGAAAAAACACCCAGATAAGGCGGATCGCCCGGGAACGCATCGAGGCGCTGTTTCATAACGCCGGAGCGGTTTTCCATGAGAATCCTGCATTAAGCGATCGATACGTCGCGCTTGCGCGCCGCATCTCGATGCGCCAGCGCGTACCTGTACCCCGTACTCTGCGGCGGTTATACTGCCGGCGGTGCTACGGGTATCTCGTGCCCGGGGTAAATCTGCGCGTACGGGTCCACAACGGCAACGTCATCACGACCTGCCTCCGATGCGGGTACCACCGGCGATACAGGGTGGTGAGGCCTCATCGCTGA
- a CDS encoding 30S ribosomal protein S19, giving the protein MTTVYDIPSDVFIKKVAEELKKLDSVTPPDWAMFSKTGVHKQAPPEAEDWWYTRAASILRRVYVDGPVGVQRMRSFYGGKRDRGSNPYQFRRGSGSILRKILQQLEAAGYVENGREGRKVSAAGRSFMDGVANGLKAEVAESVPGIAKY; this is encoded by the coding sequence ATGACAACCGTATATGATATCCCCTCTGATGTGTTCATCAAGAAGGTGGCAGAGGAGTTAAAAAAGCTCGATTCCGTGACACCACCGGACTGGGCAATGTTTTCGAAGACGGGGGTTCATAAACAGGCACCACCCGAGGCAGAAGACTGGTGGTACACGCGGGCGGCATCGATACTGCGCCGGGTGTATGTGGACGGTCCCGTAGGTGTACAGCGGATGCGATCTTTCTACGGCGGAAAACGTGATCGGGGCTCAAATCCCTATCAGTTCCGTCGGGGAAGCGGTTCAATCCTGAGAAAAATCCTTCAGCAGCTCGAAGCCGCAGGCTACGTCGAGAACGGCAGGGAAGGCCGGAAAGTTTCAGCAGCCGGGCGCTCCTTTATGGACGGCGTCGCGAATGGTCTGAAAGCGGAAGTGGCCGAGTCCGTGCCGGGAATCGCCAAATACTGA